From one Streptomyces sp. SCSIO 30461 genomic stretch:
- a CDS encoding TylF/MycF/NovP-related O-methyltransferase, translated as MSSSELYRKMALIRPDWRDDPDFTSFLQRFRLTGEELPPGATSSEASIVRKSKRWMVSQLIRLTEGINGDTAECGVWEGSTSWIICSFLAHRSDLNKRHHLFDSFEGISEPGSFDGECWREGDFQASQEVVADNLSAYRGICRFHRGWIPDRFPDVASLTFSFVHLDVDLYEPTKASLEFFYDRLNPGGVLVCDDYGANLTPGATKAMDEFLDGRPESVVACDASGGFLIKGVMVGPKPPLGLDPPSDSRSFSVEMK; from the coding sequence ATGAGTTCAAGTGAACTGTATCGCAAAATGGCACTGATTCGACCGGATTGGCGGGACGATCCAGACTTCACGTCTTTTCTGCAGCGCTTCCGCCTAACCGGGGAAGAATTGCCGCCGGGGGCGACATCCTCTGAAGCTTCAATAGTAAGGAAGAGTAAGCGCTGGATGGTATCACAGCTCATTCGCCTTACTGAAGGAATCAATGGAGACACCGCCGAGTGTGGAGTGTGGGAAGGCAGCACTTCATGGATTATTTGCTCATTCCTGGCGCACCGTTCGGATCTCAATAAGAGACACCACCTCTTCGACAGCTTCGAAGGTATCAGCGAGCCGGGCTCCTTCGATGGGGAATGTTGGCGAGAGGGGGATTTTCAAGCGAGCCAGGAAGTGGTCGCCGATAACCTCAGTGCCTACCGAGGAATATGCCGGTTCCATAGAGGATGGATCCCGGACCGATTCCCCGACGTGGCATCGCTCACCTTCTCCTTCGTGCACCTAGACGTAGATCTTTACGAGCCCACGAAGGCTAGTTTGGAGTTCTTCTACGACCGACTTAATCCAGGAGGCGTCCTCGTATGTGATGATTATGGCGCAAATCTAACCCCAGGGGCAACAAAAGCCATGGACGAATTCCTTGACGGACGTCCAGAAAGTGTTGTCGCCTGCGACGCGAGCGGCGGATTCCTCATCAAGGGTGTCATGGTGGGGCCGAAGCCGCCGCTCGGTCTCGATCCACCGTCTGATTCCCGGTCTTTTTCTGTAGAGATGAAATGA
- a CDS encoding UDP-glucuronic acid decarboxylase family protein translates to MRAVVTGGAGFVGSHLSERLLSRGDDVLCVDNLSTGHAKNIASLLDHAGFHFVRQDVSVGLEITGRVDVVCHLASPASPRDYLRLPVETLLVGSYGTRNALELARRHDAAFLLTSTSEVYGDPRVHPQPESYWGNVNPVGVRSVYDEAKRFSEAMTMAYRRTHGVRTTIVRIFNAYGPRMGDDGRAVPTFVTQALAGLPLTVTGDGSQTRSLCYVDDLVTGLVLALKAGVSGPVNLGNPEEVTVRRLALAIREICGSSSPLTYVPRPPDDPQQRRPDISAARRDLGWAPRTPLTDGLARTVSWFRNTLANTP, encoded by the coding sequence GTGCGAGCAGTGGTCACCGGTGGCGCGGGTTTCGTCGGCTCGCACCTGTCTGAACGACTTTTGTCGCGTGGCGACGACGTCCTTTGCGTGGACAATCTGTCTACCGGCCATGCCAAGAACATCGCATCCCTGCTCGACCACGCCGGATTCCACTTCGTGCGCCAGGACGTATCTGTGGGTCTTGAGATCACCGGCAGGGTCGACGTGGTGTGCCACCTGGCATCCCCCGCCTCACCCCGCGACTACTTGCGGCTGCCGGTAGAGACACTGCTGGTGGGCTCGTACGGCACCCGTAACGCCCTGGAGTTGGCTCGCCGCCACGATGCCGCGTTCCTACTGACGTCCACCTCCGAGGTGTACGGCGATCCCCGGGTACATCCCCAACCCGAGAGCTACTGGGGCAACGTCAACCCGGTCGGCGTGCGCTCCGTCTACGACGAGGCCAAGCGTTTCAGCGAGGCAATGACGATGGCCTACAGGCGCACCCATGGTGTGCGTACCACCATCGTGCGGATCTTCAACGCCTACGGCCCGCGGATGGGCGACGACGGCCGGGCCGTTCCCACTTTCGTCACGCAGGCTCTGGCCGGCCTGCCACTGACGGTCACCGGTGACGGAAGCCAGACCCGTTCGCTGTGCTACGTGGACGACCTGGTGACAGGGCTCGTACTCGCTCTGAAAGCGGGCGTTTCCGGACCGGTCAACCTCGGCAATCCCGAAGAGGTGACCGTGCGCCGACTCGCGCTGGCGATCCGTGAGATTTGCGGATCCTCGAGCCCATTGACCTACGTGCCGCGACCACCGGACGACCCCCAGCAGCGCCGACCGGACATCTCAGCCGCCCGCCGGGATCTGGGCTGGGCTCCTCGCACGCCCCTCACCGACGGCCTCGCGCGCACCGTCTCCTGGTTCCGGAACACCCTGGCGAATACGCCCTGA
- a CDS encoding transposase, which produces MGRGPGPLRAAHVPDSVGFATKPRLAERMIARIVPDLPEGRVWVAADEVYGRDGSSRAFLEENHLPYAVNAQANHTVLPRPGWRHAAMQVERHTAEDDWVTLPAGPSRLDSRVWQWWVRRIPDPDPDPETAPETARDRRRGVGAVVHRPTATGDTHSA; this is translated from the coding sequence ATGGGCCGGGGACCGGGCCCGCTGCGCGCCGCGCATGTCCCCGACAGCGTCGGTTTCGCCACCAAGCCCCGTCTGGCCGAGCGGATGATCGCCCGCATCGTTCCCGACCTTCCCGAGGGCCGGGTGTGGGTGGCCGCTGACGAGGTCTACGGACGCGACGGCTCCTCCCGCGCCTTCCTGGAGGAGAACCATCTGCCCTACGCGGTGAATGCGCAGGCCAACCACACGGTACTGCCCCGTCCCGGCTGGCGGCACGCCGCGATGCAGGTGGAGCGGCATACCGCCGAGGACGACTGGGTCACCCTGCCGGCCGGCCCCTCCCGGCTCGACTCCCGCGTCTGGCAGTGGTGGGTACGCCGTATCCCCGACCCCGACCCCGACCCCGAGACCGCCCCCGAGACCGCCCGAGACCGGCGACGGGGCGTGGGTGCGGTGGTTCATCGCCCGACGGCGACCGGAGACACCCACTCAGCGTGA
- a CDS encoding transposase: MAEYGGDAEPWGQRHLLDRSRWDVDELRVFTRRYVIDGLDDGGRGAGPGGAGVLVVDETGFAKKGRASVGVARQYSGTLGGAFPCQIGVMAAWATGRGQALVDREIYLHREWAGDRARCAPRMSPTASVSPPSPVWPSG, translated from the coding sequence CTGGCCGAGTACGGCGGAGACGCCGAGCCGTGGGGGCAGCGGCATCTGCTGGACCGCTCGCGCTGGGACGTTGATGAGCTGCGGGTTTTCACCCGCCGTTACGTCATCGACGGCCTGGACGACGGCGGGAGGGGCGCCGGGCCCGGCGGAGCGGGAGTGCTGGTGGTCGACGAGACCGGCTTCGCCAAGAAGGGCCGGGCCTCGGTCGGGGTGGCCAGGCAGTACTCCGGCACGCTCGGCGGGGCCTTCCCGTGCCAGATCGGAGTGATGGCCGCCTGGGCCACCGGCCGCGGGCAAGCGCTGGTCGACCGGGAGATCTACCTGCACAGGGAATGGGCCGGGGACCGGGCCCGCTGCGCGCCGCGCATGTCCCCGACAGCGTCGGTTTCGCCACCAAGCCCCGTCTGGCCGAGCGGATGA
- a CDS encoding transposase, which produces MTQDQNETAASTTIDHEGHGIAFGSLLASVADCFARSETRETFARMTRGMLMELEDVNCWSPAEAIGERGPHRLHHLLSRAVWDEQAVLDRTAAWAVDLLDDGDGVLIAVETGDAKSSTGAVGAARQYSGSIGGVDLCQVAVHLTFATPRGHCLADRRLYFTREWAGDEERRELTDVPDELCFATKPQLAADMLRAAVGPGAIPASFFLGDEVYGGRELRGACRELGAWATS; this is translated from the coding sequence GTGACCCAAGATCAGAACGAGACGGCCGCTTCGACGACGATAGACCACGAAGGCCATGGCATCGCGTTCGGGAGCCTGTTGGCCTCGGTAGCTGACTGCTTCGCCCGCTCCGAGACCCGCGAGACGTTCGCCCGGATGACCCGGGGCATGCTGATGGAGCTCGAGGACGTCAACTGCTGGAGCCCGGCCGAAGCGATCGGGGAACGGGGCCCGCACCGCCTGCACCATCTTCTGTCCCGTGCAGTGTGGGACGAGCAGGCGGTGCTCGATCGGACGGCGGCCTGGGCCGTGGACCTGCTCGATGACGGCGACGGGGTCCTGATCGCGGTCGAGACGGGGGACGCGAAGTCCTCAACCGGCGCGGTCGGTGCGGCCCGCCAGTACTCCGGCTCCATCGGCGGAGTCGATCTGTGCCAGGTCGCCGTGCACCTCACCTTCGCCACGCCCCGAGGGCACTGCCTGGCCGACCGGCGCCTGTACTTCACCAGGGAATGGGCCGGCGACGAGGAACGCCGCGAGCTGACCGACGTGCCCGACGAGCTGTGCTTCGCGACCAAGCCCCAGCTCGCGGCGGATATGCTCCGCGCCGCCGTCGGGCCGGGAGCCATACCCGCCTCGTTCTTCTTGGGGGACGAGGTCTACGGAGGGCGGGAGCTGCGTGGCGCCTGCCGCGAGCTGGGCGCCTGGGCTACGTCGTAG
- a CDS encoding IS1380 family transposase — MKSSHTVAATFAAFDDPNLLAYGGLAPAVRLAERCGLPDLAVTKVRLKGVANGAGAAVGAKVMSLVAGMLAGADSIDDTDVLRHGAVARAFDGVRAPSTLGTFLRAFSWGHVRQLESAARAFTCNLAGHCNLLPGGDQVVHLDIDSKVKQVYGAAKQGAEHGYTKVRGLHFQIVTASTPLAAPVIVATRLRKGSAGSAKGAASLIAEAIKAVRAMGATGTIVVRGDSAFFSHKVVAACRRAGARFSFAVAQRKKIRELIATVPEDAWTAIKYPKAIWDKDEQRWISDAEVAEVEYTAFTGKAKRYHATARLLVRRVKRLNDAHVLDGQGELFTVWRFHAVFTDQVLPLVEAEADHRRHAIVEQVFADLEDSALGHLPSGKFTANAAWLTLAALAHNLTRALGALASAFHARARTGTIRRQLIAVPARLAAGARTLTWHLPQHWPWREAFSDLWTAVGHRLRT; from the coding sequence GTGAAATCTTCCCATACCGTCGCAGCGACCTTCGCGGCGTTCGATGACCCGAATCTCCTCGCGTACGGTGGGCTGGCTCCGGCGGTCCGACTGGCCGAGCGGTGCGGCCTGCCGGACCTGGCTGTCACGAAGGTGCGGCTCAAGGGTGTTGCGAACGGGGCCGGGGCAGCGGTCGGCGCGAAGGTGATGTCGCTGGTGGCGGGGATGCTCGCCGGAGCGGACAGCATCGACGACACGGATGTGCTGCGGCACGGGGCGGTGGCCAGGGCATTCGACGGAGTTCGCGCCCCGTCGACGCTGGGCACGTTTCTGCGGGCGTTCTCCTGGGGTCACGTGCGTCAACTGGAGTCGGCGGCACGGGCGTTCACCTGCAACCTCGCCGGACACTGCAATCTGCTGCCCGGCGGCGACCAGGTGGTGCACCTGGACATCGACTCCAAGGTCAAGCAGGTCTACGGGGCGGCCAAGCAGGGCGCCGAGCACGGCTACACCAAGGTGAGGGGCCTGCACTTCCAGATCGTCACCGCCTCCACTCCGCTGGCCGCGCCGGTAATCGTGGCCACCCGCCTGCGCAAGGGCTCGGCCGGCTCCGCCAAGGGCGCGGCCTCGCTGATCGCCGAGGCGATCAAGGCGGTGCGGGCGATGGGCGCCACCGGCACGATCGTGGTCCGCGGCGACTCGGCGTTCTTCTCCCACAAGGTCGTCGCCGCCTGCCGCCGCGCAGGCGCGCGGTTCTCCTTCGCCGTCGCGCAGCGCAAGAAGATCCGGGAGCTGATCGCCACCGTTCCCGAGGACGCCTGGACGGCGATCAAGTACCCGAAGGCGATCTGGGACAAGGACGAGCAGCGGTGGATCTCGGACGCGGAGGTCGCCGAGGTCGAGTACACCGCGTTCACCGGCAAGGCCAAGCGCTACCACGCCACCGCCCGGCTGCTGGTCCGCCGGGTCAAGCGCCTGAACGACGCCCACGTCCTGGACGGTCAGGGTGAGTTGTTCACTGTCTGGCGGTTCCATGCGGTGTTCACCGACCAGGTGCTGCCGCTGGTCGAGGCAGAAGCCGATCACCGCCGCCACGCGATCGTCGAGCAGGTCTTCGCCGATCTTGAGGACTCGGCCCTGGGGCACCTGCCCTCGGGGAAGTTCACCGCGAACGCGGCCTGGCTGACCCTGGCAGCCCTCGCCCACAACCTCACCCGGGCGCTGGGCGCGCTCGCCTCGGCCTTCCACGCCCGGGCCCGCACCGGCACCATCCGCCGCCAACTCATCGCGGTTCCAGCCCGATTGGCAGCCGGAGCACGCACCCTGACCTGGCACCTGCCGCAGCACTGGCCCTGGCGAGAGGCCTTCAGCGACCTGTGGACGGCCGTCGGCCACCGCCTGCGAACCTGA
- a CDS encoding alkyl sulfatase dimerization domain-containing protein — protein sequence MTRRSGHDPWLRDDTAADRGFVAALSPARITHEDGQVVWDSDAYAFLDTPDCPDTVHPGLWRQSQLCAKQGLYEVTEGVYQVRNLDLANMTLIEGTDGVIVVDPLISAETAAAALALYRAHRGERPVTAVIYTHSHTDHCGGAGGVLPDGAGDVPVIAPRGFAEHLVSENVYAGPAMSRRASYMYGILLEESPTGQVGCGLGMAVSKGTITFIPPTRDVTRTGQEEVIDGVRLVFQLTPDTEAPAEMNFLLPERRALCMAENATHTMHNVLTLRGAEIRDARLWARYLDEALNLFAPEADVAFASHHWPTWETDAIAEFLTAQRDLYAYLHDQTLRLTNKGLTGTEIAEQVRLPPSLEAIRSVRGYYGSVSHNVKAIYQRYMGWYDGNPAHLWEHPPVDLARRYVADYGGSAAVTARAREYAAQGDLRFAATLLNHAVFAEPDCVEAREALASVYQRLGQGAENATWRNIYLTGALELICRPAPVTLHSRMAAALTVDQILDTMAVRVDGPRAWDEHLVLDLRVTDEQQTWRLTLSHGALTHRSTPPGQPPAGDAHTTLTLTRLQLLALANGAQEDIPTQGDPGALRRLLGLLDTPNPHFDIVTP from the coding sequence ATGACGAGACGCTCCGGCCACGATCCATGGCTCCGTGACGACACCGCGGCCGACCGCGGTTTCGTGGCCGCGCTGTCCCCTGCGCGGATCACCCATGAGGACGGGCAGGTGGTCTGGGACTCCGACGCGTACGCCTTCCTCGACACCCCCGACTGCCCGGACACCGTGCATCCCGGTCTGTGGCGTCAGAGCCAGCTCTGCGCCAAACAGGGCCTTTACGAGGTTACCGAGGGTGTGTATCAGGTCCGCAATCTCGACCTGGCGAACATGACTCTCATCGAGGGCACCGACGGTGTGATCGTCGTCGACCCGCTCATCTCCGCCGAGACGGCCGCGGCCGCACTCGCCCTGTATCGCGCTCATCGAGGCGAGCGCCCCGTCACCGCGGTGATCTACACCCACAGCCACACCGATCACTGCGGCGGAGCGGGCGGTGTACTACCCGACGGCGCTGGTGACGTACCGGTGATCGCCCCGCGCGGATTCGCCGAGCACCTGGTCAGTGAGAACGTCTACGCCGGCCCCGCGATGTCCCGTCGCGCGTCCTACATGTACGGCATTCTGCTGGAGGAGTCCCCCACGGGTCAGGTCGGTTGTGGTCTGGGTATGGCCGTCTCCAAGGGCACCATCACCTTCATTCCGCCCACGCGTGACGTCACCCGAACCGGGCAGGAAGAGGTCATCGACGGCGTCAGGCTCGTGTTCCAGCTCACGCCGGACACCGAGGCCCCGGCGGAGATGAACTTCCTCCTGCCGGAGCGGCGCGCGCTGTGCATGGCCGAGAACGCCACCCACACCATGCACAACGTGCTCACCCTGCGCGGCGCCGAGATCCGCGACGCGCGCCTCTGGGCCCGCTACCTCGACGAGGCACTGAACCTGTTCGCCCCGGAGGCGGACGTCGCCTTCGCCTCCCACCACTGGCCCACCTGGGAGACCGATGCCATCGCCGAGTTCCTCACGGCCCAACGGGACCTGTATGCCTATCTGCACGACCAGACGCTACGTCTGACCAACAAAGGGCTGACCGGTACCGAGATCGCCGAGCAGGTCAGGCTGCCACCGTCGCTCGAGGCCATCCGGTCCGTACGCGGCTACTACGGGTCGGTGAGCCACAACGTCAAAGCGATCTACCAGCGCTACATGGGCTGGTACGACGGCAACCCCGCACATCTGTGGGAGCACCCGCCCGTCGATCTGGCCCGCCGCTACGTCGCCGACTACGGCGGTTCCGCCGCGGTGACGGCTCGCGCCCGGGAGTACGCGGCCCAGGGCGACCTGCGCTTCGCCGCCACGCTTCTCAACCACGCGGTCTTCGCCGAACCGGACTGCGTCGAAGCGCGGGAAGCCCTGGCCTCCGTCTACCAACGGCTCGGCCAGGGCGCCGAGAACGCCACCTGGCGCAACATCTACCTCACCGGCGCCCTGGAACTGATCTGCCGTCCCGCCCCCGTCACCCTCCACTCCCGGATGGCTGCAGCCCTGACCGTCGACCAGATCCTCGACACCATGGCTGTCCGCGTCGACGGCCCCCGAGCCTGGGACGAACACCTGGTGCTGGACCTGCGGGTGACGGATGAGCAGCAGACGTGGCGCCTGACGCTCTCCCACGGCGCCCTCACCCACCGCAGCACACCGCCCGGCCAGCCGCCCGCCGGCGACGCACACACCACCCTCACCCTGACCAGACTCCAACTCCTCGCACTCGCCAACGGTGCCCAGGAAGATATTCCCACCCAGGGCGATCCCGGTGCACTCCGGCGCCTCCTGGGGCTCCTGGACACCCCGAACCCCCACTTCGACATCGTCACCCCCTGA
- a CDS encoding YoaK family protein, translated as MLGKRPGLVGPLKGLMVLLTAVAGWVDAAAYTGPSRVFVANQTGNAVFLAARLTERSLHHPDLGRAVADTSGPLASICGFCAGVLLAAVLGHQSLRGLGRAWRALAASRWFLLVVEAALLVAAAATAAPHQVPVLLIAAAMGVQSLYAARIALQGVSTTTLTSTLVALITRAVQDRGRAARRGVRLLSLVFLAYMLGAAGGAAVTLTWSYSTAHAIAAVALTAAAATIVHADLSGRGTIDDTSG; from the coding sequence ATGCTCGGGAAGCGTCCCGGTCTCGTCGGGCCACTGAAGGGCCTGATGGTGCTGCTTACCGCCGTCGCAGGCTGGGTGGACGCCGCCGCGTACACGGGGCCCAGCCGGGTCTTCGTCGCGAACCAGACCGGCAATGCCGTGTTCCTCGCCGCCCGCCTCACCGAACGCTCTCTGCACCACCCGGACCTGGGGCGGGCAGTGGCCGATACAAGCGGCCCGCTGGCCTCGATCTGCGGATTCTGCGCCGGAGTCCTTCTGGCGGCCGTGCTCGGCCACCAGAGCCTTCGGGGGCTCGGCAGGGCATGGCGGGCGCTGGCGGCCAGCCGCTGGTTCCTGCTCGTCGTGGAAGCGGCCCTGCTCGTGGCCGCCGCAGCCACCGCCGCTCCCCATCAGGTGCCCGTGCTGCTCATCGCGGCCGCCATGGGAGTACAGAGCCTCTACGCGGCGCGGATCGCTCTGCAAGGGGTGTCAACGACGACCCTGACCAGCACCCTGGTCGCCTTGATCACCCGTGCTGTCCAGGACCGCGGACGAGCCGCCCGTCGTGGTGTGCGGCTGCTCTCCCTGGTCTTCCTCGCCTACATGCTGGGGGCCGCGGGAGGTGCTGCCGTAACGCTGACCTGGTCGTACTCCACCGCTCATGCGATCGCCGCCGTCGCGCTGACGGCCGCAGCAGCCACTATCGTGCACGCCGACCTGTCCGGACGGGGGACGATCGACGACACCTCGGGGTGA
- a CDS encoding IS5 family transposase, with protein sequence MTDVEWAAVRPLLPVPGWMRGRGGQPEAYCHRVVLDAIRYLVDNGIKWRAMPADFPPWDRVYAFFRRWRDHGMVKEFHDRLRAKVRERQGRDAEPTAGVIDSQSVKADAVVGSDSRGFDGGKLINGRKRHVVVDTLGLLLGVMVTAVDTGDRTAAQVLLEQVADAHHRLALVWADGGYTGSLVEYCLATLALILAIVKRSDDQKGFVVLPKRWIVERFFAHLMRTRRLARDFERRTTSAEAMVYWSMTLLMTRRLARSRPQPA encoded by the coding sequence ATGACGGACGTGGAGTGGGCAGCGGTCCGGCCGTTGCTGCCGGTGCCTGGCTGGATGCGCGGTCGGGGTGGCCAGCCGGAGGCGTATTGCCACCGGGTGGTACTCGATGCCATTCGCTACCTGGTCGACAATGGCATCAAGTGGCGGGCGATGCCGGCGGATTTCCCGCCGTGGGACCGGGTATATGCGTTCTTCCGCCGCTGGCGCGACCACGGCATGGTCAAGGAGTTCCACGACCGGCTGCGCGCCAAGGTCCGCGAGAGGCAGGGGCGTGACGCGGAGCCGACAGCCGGTGTGATCGACTCGCAGTCCGTCAAGGCGGACGCCGTCGTCGGGTCGGACAGCCGCGGGTTCGACGGCGGCAAGCTGATCAACGGGCGCAAGCGGCATGTCGTGGTCGACACGCTCGGTCTGCTGCTGGGCGTGATGGTCACCGCCGTGGACACCGGCGACCGCACCGCCGCCCAGGTCCTGCTTGAGCAGGTGGCCGACGCGCACCATCGGCTCGCCCTGGTTTGGGCCGACGGCGGCTACACCGGCAGCCTCGTCGAGTACTGCCTGGCCACGCTCGCGCTGATCCTGGCCATCGTCAAACGCAGCGACGACCAGAAAGGGTTCGTGGTGCTGCCCAAGCGGTGGATCGTCGAGCGGTTCTTCGCCCACCTGATGCGCACCCGCCGCCTGGCGCGCGACTTTGAACGCCGCACCACCAGCGCCGAGGCGATGGTCTACTGGTCGATGACGTTGCTCATGACGCGCCGCCTGGCCCGCTCACGCCCGCAGCCAGCGTGA
- a CDS encoding TnsA-like heteromeric transposase endonuclease subunit, with product MDLSDAAVSIRLPDGSVLEDEPWSAASVSRLQTAAPWRPFRWYQGQKHYSGTYWSSTMRDHVVYESRLELARLLYADFDHLVWHIVAQPFLLKAVVDGEIRRHVPDFLLLTTSGPVIVDVKPQSRRELPAVVATSGWTRELADAHGWSYELPWRTLLHGVRPHHILAAPRPSRPEAALVREGTPPTTGGCGRPGKSRIGPSPGRAR from the coding sequence ATGGACCTGTCCGATGCGGCTGTGAGCATCCGCCTTCCGGATGGCAGCGTCCTCGAAGATGAGCCTTGGTCTGCCGCGTCCGTCTCGCGCCTGCAGACAGCCGCCCCGTGGCGGCCCTTTCGTTGGTATCAGGGGCAGAAGCACTATTCCGGCACCTACTGGTCTTCCACGATGCGCGACCACGTGGTCTACGAGTCCCGTCTCGAACTCGCCCGGCTCTTGTACGCCGATTTCGATCACCTCGTGTGGCACATCGTTGCCCAGCCATTCCTTTTGAAGGCGGTGGTCGACGGCGAGATCCGCAGGCACGTGCCGGACTTCCTCCTGCTGACCACCAGCGGTCCGGTGATCGTCGACGTGAAACCCCAAAGCCGGCGGGAACTGCCGGCTGTCGTGGCGACGAGTGGCTGGACACGGGAGCTCGCTGACGCCCACGGCTGGAGCTACGAGCTCCCGTGGCGCACCCTGCTACATGGAGTTCGTCCGCACCACATCCTTGCAGCTCCCCGACCTTCCCGGCCGGAAGCGGCCCTTGTGCGAGAAGGCACGCCACCGACGACGGGTGGCTGCGGTCGGCCCGGGAAAAGCCGTATCGGGCCTTCCCCGGGCCGGGCCCGTTGA
- a CDS encoding lamin tail domain-containing protein — protein MSPRHIPSRRPRRTAALGAAFLAAAVTLATLTTAPAAKAAATVPSQGSPTHLDVGNWNVEWFGAPDLGPTDEALQQQNVRDVMAGADMDVWGLSEVVSTSAFDTLVAGMPGYTGVVANDPIVTNGAQYYSDFGDTEQKVALVWRSSMATLVSAKVILTGQNSNFAGRPPVEFTLRGTFDGVTRDLVFIVLHAKAGSTQDAWNLRNPASQALKSYLDTTHPAQNVFVIGDWNDDVDTSITPEKASPYANFVNDTARYTFPTRALSLAGVASTTSYPDFIDHQLTTNEVQAKYVAGSATAFQPQPYVPNYATTTSDHYPVLARYNFVPGGGGGPANVIINEVLANEPGSSTAGEAIEIVNTGGTAASIAGWTVQDGSAARHTFAAGTTLQPGKAITVFGASSAIPAGIVGVAASTGGLNLSNSGDQVILRDSAGATVQSMTYSSSQANSDGVSLNRSPDGSATGGWVKHDTISSLTRSPGQRADGTVY, from the coding sequence ATGTCACCTCGTCACATACCTTCCAGACGCCCACGCCGTACCGCCGCGCTCGGCGCCGCCTTCCTGGCCGCCGCCGTGACGCTGGCAACGCTCACCACCGCCCCCGCGGCGAAAGCCGCCGCCACGGTTCCGTCGCAGGGATCCCCGACGCACCTCGACGTCGGCAACTGGAACGTCGAGTGGTTCGGTGCGCCGGACCTCGGCCCGACCGACGAGGCGCTGCAGCAGCAGAACGTCCGCGACGTCATGGCGGGCGCGGACATGGACGTGTGGGGCCTGTCCGAGGTCGTCAGCACCTCGGCGTTCGACACACTCGTGGCCGGCATGCCCGGGTACACCGGGGTCGTGGCCAACGACCCGATCGTGACGAACGGCGCGCAGTACTACTCGGACTTCGGCGACACCGAACAGAAGGTCGCCCTCGTCTGGCGCTCCAGCATGGCCACCCTGGTGAGCGCGAAGGTCATCCTGACCGGCCAGAACAGCAACTTCGCCGGCCGCCCGCCGGTGGAGTTCACGCTGCGCGGCACGTTCGACGGTGTCACCCGGGACCTCGTCTTCATCGTCCTGCACGCGAAGGCAGGCTCCACCCAGGACGCGTGGAACCTGCGCAACCCCGCGTCGCAGGCCCTCAAGTCCTACCTCGACACGACCCACCCCGCGCAGAACGTCTTCGTCATCGGTGACTGGAACGACGACGTCGACACCTCCATCACACCCGAGAAGGCATCGCCCTACGCCAACTTCGTCAACGACACGGCCCGCTACACGTTCCCGACGCGCGCCCTGTCGCTCGCCGGCGTGGCATCGACGACCAGCTACCCGGACTTCATCGACCACCAGCTCACCACCAACGAGGTGCAGGCGAAATACGTCGCCGGCTCGGCGACCGCCTTCCAGCCCCAGCCCTATGTACCGAACTACGCGACGACGACCAGCGACCACTACCCGGTACTGGCCCGCTACAACTTCGTCCCCGGCGGTGGCGGCGGACCCGCCAACGTCATCATCAACGAGGTGCTGGCCAACGAACCCGGCAGCAGCACCGCCGGCGAGGCCATCGAGATCGTGAACACCGGTGGCACGGCCGCCAGCATCGCCGGCTGGACCGTCCAGGACGGGTCGGCAGCGCGACACACTTTCGCGGCCGGCACGACGCTGCAACCCGGCAAGGCCATCACCGTGTTCGGCGCCAGCTCCGCGATCCCGGCTGGCATCGTGGGGGTGGCAGCCAGCACCGGCGGCCTCAACCTGTCCAACAGCGGTGACCAGGTCATCCTGCGCGATTCGGCCGGAGCGACGGTCCAGTCGATGACCTACTCCTCGAGCCAGGCGAACTCCGACGGGGTGTCCCTCAACCGGAGCCCCGACGGCTCGGCGACCGGCGGCTGGGTCAAGCACGACACCATCAGCTCACTGACCCGCTCGCCCGGCCAGCGCGCCGACGGAACGGTGTACTAA